One segment of Deinococcus metalli DNA contains the following:
- a CDS encoding redoxin domain-containing protein: MDLVGQLAPDFTLPASTGQAVTLSSYRGHHHVVLVFYPLDFSPVCSMQLPEYSGRQDDFADAGAVVLGVNRDSVHAHKAWAAEYGIEVPLLADMKLDVARMYGVAIDDRAISGRAVFVIDRSGVVRFQHVEEKTGDYTVRPEAVLAKLRAL; the protein is encoded by the coding sequence ATGGATCTCGTCGGCCAGCTCGCTCCGGATTTCACCCTTCCCGCCTCCACCGGGCAGGCGGTCACCCTCAGTTCGTACCGGGGGCACCACCACGTGGTGCTGGTGTTCTACCCGCTGGACTTCAGCCCGGTGTGTTCCATGCAGCTCCCGGAGTACTCCGGCCGCCAGGACGACTTCGCGGACGCGGGCGCGGTCGTGCTGGGCGTGAACCGTGACTCCGTGCACGCGCACAAGGCCTGGGCGGCCGAGTACGGCATCGAGGTGCCGCTGCTGGCCGACATGAAACTGGACGTGGCGCGGATGTACGGCGTCGCTATCGACGACCGCGCCATCAGCGGCCGGGCGGTGTTCGTGATCGACCGCTCGGGCGTGGTGCGCTTCCAGCATGTCGAGGAAAAGACGGGCGACTACACCGTGCGCCCCGAGGCCGTGCTCGCCAAGCTCCGCGCCCTGTGA
- a CDS encoding S8 family serine peptidase — protein sequence MRTLHALYRFVLPWPLRVTLLAAVLLGLHAGTAAAQPARTATAPASFAVFPPVASPGERMWLIGRALDGTRAVWIGGHAAKLSPDRPAGWYAFDVPRDVPGGPQGVSVQGPAQPAGPGVGTPTVTIVPTPRGADGAANVVTAYLRAQARPTFAETYRARVQQLAEVCARACPDDLTQTVRALAGLNFSALEPLAAPAPQGTRGPATARPALRSGLSAFALDPQVLTAARLDRVLRAPAAGAPTLAAGGLCAQLGGDIDLGTLPPGRVIALLTLLLPGDLGVDPILGGYPTATGAVPFQGTPPATMLHDAGVLGPFHGGGRGVTIHVLDTASAGADPYSMADVNYYNEIYALRPGHGAAVGAVAQAVAPDATVVLRQVCGAGASGCRTLNVVRALCEVVRDAQRGGKHVVNLSMGGPYPSVGLRLALDDLRAAGVPTAASFGNRDDCHGLAVGDRCSHYPADWTVDFALAATPGAPTTLLSVAGWDIEHKEYATYNRTAVVPWALTALPSVQVPGEFWVQLPGMTAAMPYFGTSFAAPVVAGILANWMECQPGLPALPLLTTPGQSPVPGAVLNACP from the coding sequence ATGAGGACACTGCACGCCCTGTACCGGTTCGTCCTGCCCTGGCCGCTGCGCGTGACGCTGCTGGCCGCCGTCCTGCTGGGACTGCACGCGGGCACGGCCGCCGCCCAGCCCGCCCGCACGGCGACGGCCCCTGCTTCCTTCGCGGTGTTCCCGCCGGTCGCCTCGCCGGGCGAACGCATGTGGCTGATCGGCCGCGCCCTGGATGGTACGCGCGCCGTGTGGATCGGCGGGCACGCCGCCAAGCTCAGCCCGGACCGCCCCGCGGGCTGGTACGCCTTCGACGTGCCCCGGGACGTGCCGGGCGGCCCCCAGGGCGTGAGCGTGCAGGGCCCCGCCCAGCCCGCCGGCCCCGGCGTCGGTACGCCCACCGTGACCATCGTGCCCACGCCACGTGGAGCGGACGGGGCGGCCAACGTCGTCACCGCGTACCTGCGCGCCCAGGCCCGGCCCACCTTCGCCGAGACGTACCGGGCGCGGGTGCAGCAGCTGGCCGAGGTCTGCGCCCGCGCGTGCCCCGACGACCTCACTCAGACCGTGCGGGCGCTCGCCGGCCTGAACTTCAGCGCGCTGGAACCCCTGGCTGCCCCGGCCCCCCAGGGCACGCGCGGCCCCGCCACCGCCCGGCCCGCGCTGCGCTCCGGCCTGAGCGCGTTCGCCCTCGACCCCCAGGTGCTGACGGCCGCCCGCCTCGACCGCGTGCTGCGTGCACCGGCGGCGGGCGCGCCGACCCTCGCGGCCGGCGGGCTGTGCGCGCAGCTGGGGGGCGACATCGACCTCGGGACGCTGCCGCCGGGCCGGGTGATCGCCCTGCTCACCCTGCTGCTGCCCGGTGACCTGGGCGTCGACCCGATCCTGGGCGGCTACCCCACCGCCACCGGCGCAGTTCCCTTCCAGGGCACGCCCCCGGCCACCATGCTCCACGACGCCGGCGTGCTCGGCCCGTTCCACGGCGGCGGCCGCGGCGTGACCATCCACGTGCTGGACACCGCCAGCGCCGGCGCCGACCCCTACAGCATGGCGGATGTCAACTACTACAACGAGATCTACGCCCTGCGCCCCGGCCACGGCGCGGCGGTCGGCGCGGTCGCGCAGGCGGTCGCCCCGGACGCCACGGTGGTGCTGCGCCAGGTCTGTGGTGCGGGCGCCTCCGGCTGCCGGACGCTCAACGTCGTCCGCGCGCTGTGCGAGGTGGTGCGCGACGCGCAGCGCGGCGGGAAGCACGTCGTGAACCTCAGCATGGGCGGCCCGTACCCGTCCGTGGGCCTGCGCCTCGCCCTGGACGATCTACGTGCCGCCGGCGTGCCCACCGCCGCCTCGTTCGGCAACCGCGACGACTGCCACGGCCTCGCCGTGGGCGACCGCTGCAGCCACTACCCGGCCGACTGGACGGTAGACTTCGCGCTGGCTGCCACCCCCGGCGCGCCCACCACGCTCCTCAGCGTGGCCGGGTGGGACATCGAGCACAAGGAATACGCCACGTACAACCGCACCGCCGTGGTGCCCTGGGCGCTGACCGCCCTGCCCAGCGTGCAGGTGCCGGGCGAGTTCTGGGTGCAGCTCCCCGGCATGACTGCAGCGATGCCGTACTTCGGGACGTCCTTCGCCGCGCCGGTCGTGGCGGGCATCCTGGCGAACTGGATGGAGTGCCAGCCCGGCCTGCCGGCCTTGCCCCTGCTCACCACGCCCGGCCAGAGCCCGGTCCCGGGGGCCGTGCTGAACGCGTGCCCGTGA
- a CDS encoding ParA family protein, with the protein MSDVQVLSFINLKGGVAKTTTAVQLADTLAFMKQKRVLVLDLDPQTNATLALIGEERWAQADADRQTLAHLFLDQVNGTGDFDVSRAIIKGASNLNRVPERVIEQLPEGTRYGRVDVLPSSIRLIDVQDRMQDIAARSFYAVNPMDVVRKFVAPSFAAYDYVLIDCPPNLGFITQNGLEVSDHYVIPTIPDRLSTYGIPQIAGRIGEIRRARHLKLRCLGVVVTKYQSSSTQHRQGLERLPAELERAFAGTGDATPPIFGTVLPQTNASAEAMTFDRQAGTYRDKYGGTQVGGQAAYRYGLDLADELEDRLVPA; encoded by the coding sequence GTGAGCGACGTGCAGGTCCTGAGTTTCATCAACCTCAAGGGCGGCGTGGCCAAGACCACCACCGCCGTGCAGCTTGCCGACACGCTGGCGTTCATGAAGCAGAAGCGGGTGCTGGTGCTCGACCTGGACCCGCAGACGAACGCCACCCTGGCCCTGATCGGCGAGGAGCGCTGGGCGCAGGCGGACGCCGACCGGCAGACGCTCGCGCACCTGTTCCTGGACCAGGTGAACGGCACGGGGGACTTTGACGTATCGCGCGCGATCATCAAGGGGGCCAGCAACCTGAACCGGGTGCCGGAGCGCGTCATCGAGCAGCTGCCCGAGGGCACCCGTTACGGCCGGGTGGACGTCCTGCCCAGCTCGATCCGGTTGATCGACGTGCAGGACCGCATGCAGGACATCGCCGCGCGGTCGTTCTACGCCGTGAATCCCATGGATGTCGTGCGGAAGTTCGTCGCGCCCAGCTTCGCCGCATACGACTACGTGCTGATCGACTGTCCGCCCAACCTGGGCTTCATCACCCAGAACGGCCTGGAGGTCAGCGACCACTACGTGATCCCGACCATTCCGGACCGCCTGAGCACCTACGGCATTCCGCAGATCGCCGGCCGCATCGGCGAGATCCGCCGCGCCCGGCACCTGAAGCTGCGCTGCCTGGGCGTGGTCGTCACCAAGTACCAGTCGAGCAGCACCCAGCACCGCCAGGGCCTGGAACGCCTGCCCGCCGAGCTGGAGCGCGCCTTCGCCGGCACCGGTGACGCCACCCCGCCGATCTTCGGCACCGTTCTGCCGCAGACCAACGCCAGCGCCGAGGCCATGACCTTCGACCGTCAGGCCGGCACGTACCGCGACAAGTACGGCGGCACGCAGGTCGGCGGTCAGGCCGCGTACCGCTATGGCCTGGACCTCGCGGACGAACTCGAAGACCGCCTGGTGCCCGCTTGA
- a CDS encoding YkgJ family cysteine cluster protein encodes MAPRSVLVRNCTACGACCAAPDIAALGKPLGVPCVHLGAGCLCVIYDARPAVCRNYAPDWVCGEVAPLPTLDARVRRFLEIYGLQDELTE; translated from the coding sequence ATGGCGCCGCGCTCGGTGCTGGTGCGGAACTGCACGGCGTGCGGCGCGTGCTGCGCGGCGCCGGACATCGCCGCGCTGGGCAAGCCGCTGGGCGTGCCCTGCGTGCACCTGGGGGCCGGGTGCCTGTGCGTCATCTACGACGCCCGCCCGGCGGTGTGCCGGAACTACGCGCCGGACTGGGTGTGCGGCGAGGTGGCGCCCCTGCCGACGCTGGACGCCCGCGTCCGCCGGTTTCTGGAGATCTACGGCCTACAGGACGAGCTGACCGAGTAA
- a CDS encoding cyclase family protein yields the protein MTPPVLLDISRALTPNHPNWPGDADFTVTPGLRIAGGDSVNTGVLSTSTHTGTHVDAPWHYDDAGARLEDVPLDAWVGGCAVLDVRGRAVGGLLPAAVLDALPTSLPPRLLLHTGQPAHWTAFPRDFVALSPALVREAARRGVRLIGTDAPSVDPLESKTLDAHAACRDTGTFILEGLNLSAVPEGHYTLVCLPLPLHGADGAPARAILLPPGRVD from the coding sequence ATGACCCCGCCCGTCCTCCTCGACATCAGCCGCGCCCTGACCCCGAACCACCCGAACTGGCCGGGTGACGCCGACTTCACCGTCACGCCCGGCCTGCGGATCGCCGGCGGCGACAGCGTGAATACCGGCGTCCTGAGCACCAGCACGCACACCGGCACGCACGTGGACGCCCCGTGGCACTACGACGACGCGGGCGCCCGCCTGGAGGACGTGCCCCTGGACGCGTGGGTGGGCGGATGCGCGGTGCTGGACGTGCGCGGGCGCGCGGTGGGCGGCCTGCTCCCTGCCGCCGTTCTGGACGCCCTGCCCACGTCCCTGCCGCCCCGGCTGCTGCTGCACACCGGGCAGCCCGCGCACTGGACGGCCTTCCCGCGCGACTTCGTGGCCCTGTCACCCGCCCTGGTCCGCGAGGCCGCCCGGCGCGGCGTGCGCCTGATTGGCACCGACGCGCCCAGCGTCGATCCACTGGAGAGCAAGACGCTGGACGCGCACGCCGCGTGCCGCGACACCGGCACGTTCATCCTGGAGGGCCTGAACCTCAGCGCGGTCCCGGAGGGCCACTACACCCTGGTGTGTCTGCCGCTGCCGCTGCACGGAGCGGACGGAGCGCCGGCGCGGGCGATCCTGCTTCCGCCCGGCCGCGTGGACTGA
- a CDS encoding acyl-ACP desaturase, with product MADILPPDTLDSRPPTPAALLSNREKDRLIERGFLGLYRWYTARSQETRNWNADRSFDWRAIRKDLPPELITVIQGFFAVEQYAPDFTSSLIHLVRRSHGRSHFQMRWGSEEEKHADAWENALLFTGQRDPAYIEEYKRRLKSQTWELPFPDAIHNLVYTVFQERATQLNYLNMMKIAQGKSEKPHLTGVHDPVLAKVAQTIAVDEAAHYNFFLEGVRMYLYYYPQQTLEAIRSIIGQFAMPAATLIPDWQQFQETVYRAGIYGPRDFQRDVMQVAFRNLGVESRKALEEGIRKTREVPDFEGENPRTTAIWDTFDYGMVEGDVRRLHDKIGAYEHEIGFDAYDPTVFVENPEVPGRGRPQPGGAGQAADD from the coding sequence GTGGCCGACATCCTGCCGCCCGATACCCTGGACAGCCGCCCGCCCACGCCGGCGGCGCTGCTCAGCAACCGTGAAAAAGACCGCCTGATCGAGCGCGGCTTCCTGGGCCTGTACCGCTGGTACACCGCCCGCAGCCAGGAGACCCGCAACTGGAACGCCGACCGCAGCTTCGACTGGCGGGCCATCCGCAAGGATCTGCCGCCCGAGCTGATCACCGTCATCCAGGGCTTTTTCGCCGTGGAACAGTACGCGCCGGACTTCACCAGCAGCCTGATCCACCTCGTGCGGCGCAGTCACGGCCGGTCGCACTTCCAGATGCGCTGGGGAAGCGAAGAGGAAAAACACGCCGACGCTTGGGAAAACGCCCTGCTGTTCACCGGACAGCGCGACCCGGCGTACATCGAGGAGTACAAGCGCCGCCTGAAGTCCCAGACGTGGGAACTCCCCTTCCCCGACGCCATTCACAACCTCGTGTACACCGTGTTCCAGGAGCGCGCCACACAGCTGAACTACCTGAACATGATGAAGATCGCGCAGGGCAAGAGCGAGAAGCCGCACCTGACGGGGGTGCATGACCCGGTGCTGGCGAAGGTCGCGCAGACCATCGCCGTGGACGAGGCCGCGCACTACAACTTCTTCCTGGAAGGCGTGCGGATGTACCTGTACTACTACCCGCAGCAGACCCTGGAGGCCATCCGCAGCATCATCGGCCAGTTCGCCATGCCCGCCGCCACGCTGATCCCGGACTGGCAGCAGTTCCAGGAGACGGTGTACCGCGCCGGCATCTACGGCCCGCGCGATTTCCAGCGCGACGTCATGCAGGTCGCGTTCCGGAACCTCGGCGTCGAGAGCCGCAAGGCGCTCGAGGAGGGCATCCGCAAGACGCGCGAGGTGCCGGACTTCGAGGGCGAGAATCCGCGCACCACCGCCATCTGGGACACCTTCGACTACGGCATGGTCGAGGGTGACGTCCGGCGGCTGCACGACAAGATCGGCGCGTACGAACACGAGATCGGCTTCGACGCGTACGACCCCACGGTGTTCGTCGAGAATCCGGAGGTGCCGGGGCGGGGGCGTCCGCAGCCGGGGGGAGCGGGGCAGGCGGCGGACGACTGA
- the chrA gene encoding chromate efflux transporter, which yields MRALEVFVVFLRLGLTSFGGPVAHLGYFRAEFVARRAWLTEEAYADLLALAQFLPGPASSQTGFAVGLLRAGWPGALAAWVGFTLPSAVLMTAFALGVARVGDVGAAGWLTGLKVAAVAVVAQAVAGMWSTLVTDRVRAALALGVAALLVVAPGAGWQVGALVACALVGWRVLPAGSGRGGHLPAVPVSRTAGLGLLSACGALLLALPLLAPVAPGWALLDATSRAGALVFGGGHVVLPLLEAGFVPHFLTHETFIAGYGAANAVPGPLFTFATYLGAAQNAVSPVAGALLGTVGVFLPGLLLMAGVLPFWSALSALPAARSALAGVNAGVVGLLLAALYSPVFTGGIRGPRDLALALTAYAALTAGRMPAWGVVLGCALLGQLVL from the coding sequence ATGCGTGCGCTGGAGGTCTTCGTGGTGTTCCTGCGGCTGGGCCTGACGAGTTTCGGCGGGCCGGTCGCGCACCTGGGGTATTTCCGGGCGGAGTTCGTGGCGCGCCGCGCGTGGCTGACCGAGGAAGCGTACGCCGACCTGCTCGCCCTGGCGCAGTTCCTGCCCGGCCCGGCGAGTTCCCAGACGGGCTTCGCGGTGGGCCTGCTGCGGGCCGGGTGGCCGGGCGCGCTGGCGGCGTGGGTGGGCTTCACGCTGCCGAGCGCCGTGCTGATGACCGCGTTCGCGCTGGGGGTCGCGCGGGTGGGGGACGTGGGCGCGGCCGGGTGGCTGACTGGTCTGAAGGTCGCGGCGGTCGCCGTGGTCGCGCAGGCGGTGGCGGGTATGTGGAGCACGCTGGTCACGGACCGGGTGCGCGCGGCGCTGGCGCTGGGCGTGGCCGCGCTGCTGGTCGTGGCGCCGGGCGCGGGGTGGCAGGTCGGGGCGCTCGTGGCGTGCGCGCTGGTGGGGTGGCGTGTCCTTCCGGCGGGAAGCGGGCGCGGGGGTCACCTGCCGGCGGTGCCGGTGTCCCGCACCGCCGGGCTGGGGCTGCTGAGCGCGTGCGGGGCGCTGCTCCTTGCTCTGCCACTGCTGGCACCCGTGGCGCCGGGCTGGGCGCTGCTGGACGCGACGTCGCGGGCGGGGGCGCTGGTGTTCGGAGGCGGGCACGTGGTACTGCCGCTGCTGGAGGCCGGCTTTGTGCCGCACTTCCTGACGCACGAGACGTTCATCGCCGGGTACGGCGCGGCGAACGCGGTGCCGGGGCCGCTGTTTACCTTCGCCACGTACCTGGGCGCGGCGCAGAACGCTGTCTCCCCTGTTGCAGGGGCGCTGCTGGGCACAGTCGGCGTGTTCCTGCCGGGCCTGCTGCTGATGGCGGGTGTCCTGCCGTTCTGGTCAGCGCTGTCTGCCCTTCCGGCCGCGCGCTCGGCGCTGGCGGGTGTGAACGCGGGCGTGGTAGGGCTGCTGCTTGCGGCGCTGTACTCGCCGGTCTTCACGGGCGGGATTCGCGGCCCGCGTGACCTGGCGCTCGCCCTGACCGCGTACGCGGCGCTCACGGCCGGGCGGATGCCCGCGTGGGGTGTGGTGCTGGGCTGCGCGTTACTCGGTCAGCTCGTCCTGTAG
- the bshB1 gene encoding bacillithiol biosynthesis deacetylase BshB1, with protein MNSAFETVYGDVQPLDWLCLAPHPDDAEIGAGGTLIRLAQAGKKVGILELSRGEKGTQGTPEVRVQECARAAQIMGLSWRGQLGLVDGEIMDTAKAAHRLAATLRAVRPTVLVVPHFKDRHPDHFGAYHLSKRAVHLAQLQKAYVGGEPHRVSRVLLYQGNADITPTLLVDVEGVQEVWAAAILAHESQFAGAAISETVTPEIVERRRARQGYWGTLGRVRYAEAFEAETALLVDPEAL; from the coding sequence ATGAATTCGGCCTTCGAGACGGTATACGGTGACGTTCAGCCGCTGGACTGGTTGTGTCTGGCCCCCCATCCGGACGACGCGGAGATCGGCGCGGGCGGCACCCTGATCCGGCTGGCGCAGGCCGGGAAGAAGGTCGGCATCCTGGAACTGTCGCGCGGCGAGAAGGGCACGCAGGGCACGCCGGAGGTGCGCGTGCAGGAGTGCGCGCGGGCGGCGCAGATCATGGGCCTGAGCTGGCGCGGGCAGCTGGGGCTGGTGGACGGCGAGATCATGGACACCGCCAAGGCCGCGCACCGGCTGGCGGCGACCCTGCGCGCGGTGCGGCCGACGGTGCTGGTCGTGCCGCACTTCAAGGACCGTCACCCGGACCATTTCGGGGCGTACCACCTGAGCAAGCGGGCGGTGCATCTCGCGCAGCTCCAGAAGGCGTACGTGGGCGGCGAGCCGCACCGCGTGTCGCGCGTGCTGCTGTACCAGGGCAACGCGGACATCACGCCCACGCTGCTGGTGGATGTCGAGGGCGTGCAGGAGGTCTGGGCCGCGGCGATCCTGGCGCACGAGAGCCAGTTCGCGGGCGCGGCCATCTCCGAGACGGTCACGCCGGAGATCGTGGAGCGGCGCCGGGCCCGCCAGGGGTACTGGGGCACGCTGGGCCGGGTGCGCTACGCCGAGGCCTTCGAGGCCGAGACGGCCCTGCTGGTCGATCCGGAAGCGCTGTAG
- a CDS encoding DNA gyrase subunit B, with protein sequence MTRLDEQTTDTPDTTVEDITTGNRPSADYTAADISVLEGMDAVRKRPGMYVQGGTGVDGFHQLLTEIIDNGIDEGLAGFASEIHVILHADGSTTVTDDGRGVPVDIMKSKGRPAIEVIYSELHAGGKFGQGAYKVSGGLHGVGSTVVNALSTFLDVTVNKHGKLHHVRFEQGVLVQPLQVLGDTPGDVKWATKVSFRPDPAIFKEFDNQFNYDRIRNRLRELAYLTGLKIVIRDERTQLHGGEVREETFFEKGGVANFARALVTDDTKLLYDQPIVMRGKAADVEVEVAFIHANTYASDNILTYANMIRTRDGGTPLTGFKTAYTRILNKYARDKNLVKSGNPVPSGDDLLEGIYCVVSVKLGDPQFESQAKVKLLNSEAQTAVNAVVGEKFAEFLEENPKVGKTIVEKAAEAARAREAARKARDIVRRSNPLENDDLPGKLADCSSQDPAESEMFIVEGISAGGSAKGGRERRFQAILPLRGKILNVEKAELNKILKNAEIRALIAAIGAGVEGTGDRMHFDLSNLRYHKIIIMTDADMDGGHIATLLLTFFYRYMRPVVEAGYLYIAQPPLYRIMVGREKKGTYLYTNEELKAHVDRANKDGKKYEIQRFKGLGEMNADQLWDTTMNPETRALKRVGIEDLIVANEVFENLMGVEVGPRKTFIQENARFAEISV encoded by the coding sequence ATGACCCGACTGGACGAACAGACCACCGACACGCCGGACACCACCGTCGAGGACATCACCACCGGTAACCGCCCCAGCGCCGACTACACCGCCGCTGACATCAGCGTTCTGGAAGGCATGGACGCCGTGCGCAAACGCCCCGGCATGTACGTGCAAGGCGGCACGGGCGTGGACGGCTTCCACCAGCTGCTGACCGAGATCATCGACAACGGCATCGACGAGGGCCTCGCGGGCTTTGCCTCCGAGATCCACGTGATCCTGCACGCCGACGGCAGCACCACCGTGACCGACGACGGCCGCGGCGTGCCCGTCGACATCATGAAGAGCAAGGGCCGCCCCGCCATCGAGGTCATCTACAGCGAGCTGCACGCCGGCGGCAAGTTCGGCCAGGGCGCGTACAAGGTCTCCGGCGGTCTGCACGGCGTCGGCTCCACGGTCGTGAACGCGCTGTCCACCTTCCTGGACGTCACCGTGAACAAGCACGGCAAGCTTCACCACGTCCGCTTCGAGCAGGGCGTGCTGGTGCAGCCCCTGCAGGTGCTCGGCGACACGCCCGGCGACGTGAAGTGGGCCACCAAGGTCAGCTTCCGGCCGGACCCCGCGATCTTCAAGGAGTTCGACAACCAGTTCAACTACGACCGCATCCGCAACCGCCTGCGCGAACTGGCGTACCTGACGGGCCTGAAGATCGTCATCCGCGACGAGCGCACGCAGCTCCACGGCGGCGAGGTGCGCGAGGAGACTTTCTTCGAGAAGGGCGGCGTCGCCAACTTCGCCCGCGCGCTGGTCACCGACGACACCAAGCTGCTCTACGACCAGCCCATCGTGATGCGTGGCAAGGCCGCCGATGTGGAAGTCGAGGTCGCGTTCATCCACGCGAACACCTACGCCAGCGACAACATCCTGACCTACGCCAATATGATCCGCACGCGCGACGGCGGCACGCCGCTCACCGGCTTCAAGACCGCGTACACCCGGATCCTGAACAAGTACGCCCGCGACAAGAACCTGGTCAAGAGCGGCAACCCCGTCCCCAGCGGCGACGACCTGCTGGAAGGCATCTACTGCGTCGTGAGCGTCAAGCTGGGCGATCCTCAGTTCGAATCGCAGGCCAAGGTCAAGCTCCTGAACAGCGAGGCGCAGACCGCCGTGAACGCGGTCGTGGGCGAGAAGTTCGCCGAGTTCCTCGAGGAGAACCCCAAGGTCGGCAAGACCATCGTCGAGAAGGCCGCCGAGGCCGCCCGCGCCCGCGAGGCCGCCCGCAAGGCCCGCGACATCGTGCGCCGCAGCAACCCGCTGGAAAACGACGACCTGCCGGGTAAGCTGGCCGACTGCTCCAGCCAGGACCCCGCCGAGTCCGAGATGTTCATCGTGGAAGGGATCAGCGCCGGCGGCAGTGCCAAGGGTGGCCGCGAACGCCGCTTCCAGGCGATCCTGCCGCTGCGTGGCAAGATCCTGAACGTCGAGAAGGCCGAGCTGAACAAGATCCTGAAGAACGCCGAGATCCGCGCCTTGATCGCGGCCATCGGCGCAGGTGTCGAGGGCACGGGCGACCGCATGCACTTCGACCTCTCGAACCTGCGCTACCACAAGATCATCATCATGACCGACGCCGACATGGACGGCGGGCACATCGCCACGCTGCTGCTCACCTTCTTCTACCGCTACATGCGCCCCGTCGTCGAGGCCGGGTACCTGTACATCGCCCAGCCGCCGCTGTACCGCATCATGGTCGGCCGCGAGAAGAAGGGCACGTACCTGTACACCAACGAGGAACTCAAGGCGCACGTCGACCGGGCCAACAAGGACGGCAAGAAGTACGAGATCCAGCGCTTCAAGGGCCTGGGCGAGATGAACGCCGACCAGCTGTGGGACACCACCATGAACCCCGAGACGCGGGCGCTCAAGCGCGTGGGCATCGAAGACCTCATCGTCGCCAACGAAGTCTTCGAGAACCTGATGGGCGTCGAGGTGGGGCCGCGCAAGACGTTCATTCAGGAGAACGCGCGGTTTGCGGAGATCAGCGTTTAA
- a CDS encoding pyridoxal phosphate-dependent aminotransferase produces MTTPPSTPAGAALGEPASIRPSVRAVPAYPFTPTDAPIKLDQNENPYDFPERLKAMAVERLLERSWNRYPDLHADELRRRIAALEDWDEHGVVVTPGSNVLIKLLTELAGIGQTVLTVSPTFSVYTLEAQLLGANLVQVSLNDDFSLPVEGLLAELRARPAGVLYITQPHAPTGHLDEVQAVRTLLEAAHDWVVVLDEAYHQYSRSDLRPLVQEYPNALSLRTFSKAWSLAGARAGYALAAPALAANIQKLVSAFTMNALTQAVLEVALEHPGYVHERVQEAVAERGRMLDALRGHPTVAAIPSRANFFLLRTPDADAAYRHFLERGIVVRRQDRLHLLSGCLRVAVGTPAENDAFLRAAAELR; encoded by the coding sequence ATGACCACCCCGCCCTCCACCCCGGCCGGCGCTGCCCTGGGCGAACCCGCCAGCATCCGGCCGTCTGTGCGCGCGGTGCCCGCGTACCCGTTCACGCCCACCGACGCGCCCATCAAGCTCGACCAGAACGAGAATCCCTACGATTTCCCGGAGCGGCTCAAGGCCATGGCCGTGGAGCGGCTGCTGGAGCGGTCGTGGAACCGCTACCCCGACCTGCACGCCGACGAGCTGCGCCGCCGCATCGCCGCCCTGGAGGACTGGGACGAGCACGGGGTGGTCGTCACGCCCGGCAGCAACGTGCTGATCAAGCTCCTGACCGAGCTCGCCGGGATCGGGCAGACGGTGCTGACCGTGAGCCCCACCTTCAGCGTGTACACGCTCGAGGCGCAGCTGCTCGGCGCGAACCTCGTGCAGGTCAGCCTGAATGACGACTTCTCGCTGCCGGTGGAGGGCCTGCTCGCGGAACTGCGCGCGCGGCCGGCGGGCGTGCTGTACATCACGCAGCCGCACGCGCCCACCGGGCACCTCGACGAGGTCCAGGCCGTCCGGACGTTGCTGGAGGCCGCGCACGACTGGGTGGTCGTGCTCGACGAGGCGTACCACCAGTACAGCCGCAGCGACCTGCGGCCACTGGTGCAGGAGTACCCGAACGCGCTGAGCCTGCGCACCTTTTCCAAGGCATGGAGCCTGGCGGGCGCACGCGCCGGGTACGCGCTGGCCGCTCCGGCACTGGCCGCGAACATCCAGAAGCTGGTATCCGCCTTCACCATGAACGCCCTGACGCAGGCGGTGCTGGAGGTCGCGCTGGAGCACCCCGGCTATGTCCACGAGCGCGTCCAGGAGGCGGTCGCCGAGCGCGGGCGGATGCTGGACGCGCTGCGGGGCCACCCCACGGTCGCGGCCATTCCCAGCCGCGCGAACTTCTTCCTGCTGCGCACCCCGGACGCCGACGCCGCGTACCGGCACTTCCTGGAACGCGGCATCGTGGTGCGCCGGCAGGACCGCCTGCACCTGCTGTCGGGCTGCCTGCGCGTCGCGGTCGGCACGCCCGCCGAGAACGACGCCTTCCTGCGCGCCGCCGCCGAGCTGCGCTGA